Genomic window (Prevotella melaninogenica ATCC 25845):
ACGCAGTTTCTTTACGTCTTTGTTGAGCTTTCTTGTGTTCTCTCCATACGTCTCCCAAATCAGATTAATGATGGGCATATCACGATGTCGCAACTTAAAAAGCTGTTCATAGAGGTTCTTTGGTGGTATGTGTAGTTCCAAACTGAGGTCTACCAACGCACGTGAATACATCGGTTTCATTCCCTCTGGCTTTTTAAGATAAAGCTGTAGGAGTAGTAGCCAGTAGTCGTCAGACCATAAAGGATGTGTTGCCATAAGCGTAAAATATCCACTCTTGCTCCTCTCTTTCGAGTAGAGAAGGAGGAGAAATACTTGTCTAAAGGGTATCTATATTTGTCTTTCGCAAAGATACTCCTTTTTTATTATAATGGCAAAAGATAGTGGCAGAAAGTTAATGAGTTAACGGATTGACGAGTTGACAAGTGATGACTATCTGTCTTCTACAATAGATGTATTCCCTATTAGCCTAATTAGCCTAATTAGGCTAATAAGCCCAATAGGGCTAATAGCCTGTTACTTTGTCATAATTTTTCACATCATAATTTTGAATACATGCTCTTTTAGCTTCTAAAAGACGCCCTTTTGGCTTGCAAAAGGTGCCCTTTAAGACCCTTACTAACGCCCTTTTAAAGTCCAATTAAGCACCTTTTATTTTGCCATTTGGTAACTAATTGATTCTCTGTTGATTGCAAACCTGCTTCTTATATGTGTTTTTACCGTTAGTTATAGATGTTTTCTTTGAAATTATGTAATGATTTTTCAAACTTTTATCTACATATTTTCGAAGTCTAAAAAGAAATGATTTTCAATGTCAGAGGATGATAAGAGGACAGAAAGTTGACTGTCTTAGCCATGGTTTTTATTTAATGAGTAACTTCGATTCTTCCGTTAAAGCAATAGGAAAAGTATCCACACATTTAACGGAAGAACCTAAAATAGGTGCGTTAAGTTGCTGTGTATGCAGTCCTAACGACCTGTTTCTACTTCTTTTCTCCACCCACTAAGTCATCATTTTTAATGCTTCGTACAGCCTTCTTGACACTTGCCTTTAACTTACCAAAGCTCCATGAAAATCCGATGTTAAAGTATCGAGGGTACATAACAGAGCGTTCATAACCAGTATAATCACCTTGAACAATACGAGAGATAGTTTCTCTATTTTTGCTGAAAGGAGAATTAGCTGATAAAGATACTGTCAGCTTGTCTTTAAGAAAGCGACGAGTCAGTGAAAAATTATAGTAGAACCAACGTCCTTTAATGGCATACGGATTGTAAATCCTATTACCATATTCACCTCCAATACTGGTTGTCAATGTTAATTCCCAAGGTATTTCCTGCACCCAATTAAAGTAGATACCACCACCGCAGCCGCTGTTCTTGGTAGAAGGTGTGGGCAAGGTGATTCGGGCATATCGCATGGAAGCGTTGAGTATAAACGATGTTCCAGTGAAAGGAGTCCATTCTGTGTAGGATGAAATACCAAATATTTTACTTTTCAAAATGTTCTGAAAGGTAGAAACATCTTTACGATTTTGTTCATACAAGATACGACCTATACCATTGTTGGTAAATGAATAATAGGGACTTAATTGCAAAGTAAGTTTTGAAGTAACCAACATATACACAAGTTGTAGCTTTTGATTGCGACTGCTTCCTAAGTTTGCATTACCGAAAGAGACTGCTGTTGGTGTGCTAATGATGGCTGGATTGAGATAGCCGATGCCGGGTCTGTTGATGCTGGTATTATAGCTAAACTTCAGTGTTTGACTATCACTAATCTTGTATTGTAGGCTTGCTGATGGTACCCAGTCATTGAGATTAGTATGGTAATCAGGGTTACTACCATCGGGATAGGACGCTTTCATGCGAGTAAACTCATATCTCAAACCTGCGCGAGCAGCCCATTTACCAGCGGTGAAGATATATGAGAGGTAGGCAGCAGCCACTTGTGCGTTATGCTTGAACTTACTTTCCATGTCAGGGGTAGTCCCTTGATAGTCCATTAATGACGTACTATTGTTGTAACGAAGGATATATTTCGTTCCACTTTCTATCTTATGGTGTTTTCCAAAGGGGCGTACATAGTCAATTTGGAAAGTATGTTCTGTGAAGCGTTCACGGGTGTTCTGGTCGTAACTTGTATAGTTGACAGGGAAGTTAACCATGTTGTTATACATCTGACGGAAGATGGTGTGTGGTCGTGTAACTGCCAACATATAAGAAAGCGTTAGGATTTCTCCATCTAAATGAGTCTTATGTTGATAATCCAAACGTCCTCCAATATTAAGATGAGAATAGCCCGGAGTAGTCATATTGTTGTCGAATTTGTAAATCAACTGATTGTTCTTATCCCATCGTTCATTTGTGTTTTGTGCGTTGGCATCGGCTTTATAGCCAAGAAAATTGGTCGATGCGGTCAGCAAGTTGAGTGAGTCAATCTCGTAACTGGCACTGATATCACCGAAATGTATTGTTGCTGCAGTGCTGTTAGTCCCATATTCACGTTTTTGTTCGCCTGTCTTTACGTAGTTGTAAACCTCCTCTCTATTGTTCTCTGTTTGTTTTCTGCTTTGGTTCATGTAGTTATAATTGATGGTTGTCGTGAGCTTTCCCACCTTTGTTGTTAGATAAGTACCAAGCCTTGTAGAGCCGTGAGTGTCGACATCAGAGTTTACATTGCCTGATATTCCTTGTAGTTTAGTATTGCTCATCATGACGATGTTGAGGATAGCCGTAGTCCCTTCAGCATCATACTTGGCACCGGGATCAGTGATAACCTCAATCCTTTTGATCGTAGAAGCAGGTATTGCCTTGAGAATATCCTTAAGGTTCTGCCCTGAAAGACTTGGGTCAGGATGTCCGTTCCTATACACCTTAAAACTTGTAGAGCCTTGAACTCTGATGTTTTCTTGTCCGTCAACGGTGACAAGGGGTATTTTCTTGAGTATTTCTAAGGTCGTCTTCGTCTGTGCAGTCTTGTCATGCTGCACGTCATACGTTAGCTTGTCAATATCATTCTTGATAAGCTGGCGCCTTTGTGCTACGACGACTTCCTCCAACTTCTGTGTCTTTGTTGAGTCTGTTTTAGTTGTGTTCTGGGCTGATAGGGCTGTTGCAGAGATGCAAGCAGTGAGTAATAGTATTAATTTATTCCACATATTCAAAGCATTAAGTTTATAGTTATCAATATGATGCAAATATATGTTTTTTCTTAATAAGTTGCAATTTATTTCAAAAGTATTTTTGCATTCTTGTCCTTATGTCCCATATTTTAATCCTTTTTAGTGCTTTTTTCTTTATTAATATGCAAGAAAATTACAATGCAGAAATGCTCATAGTGTTCGGTTAGAAAGCAGATTGTTAAACGGAATGAATCCTCTTTTAATGTATTGATTAATAGGGTTTTGATAATACTTTTTCTTTATCTGTATGTCAATAAAGCCTTACCAATGGTTTAATTTAACAGCAATCTCCCCTAATCCAGCCCTTAACTACTGGCGTATCGAGGCTTAACACAAGTGGTGTTGAGGCTCCGCACCAATGGTGCGAACGCTTCGCACGTGTGGTGCGGAAGAGTGAAAGGCATGCAATATGCAGTTAAGATAAGAGCAGTTTATTGTTATAAAGGACTTATTCTGCCCTAAGTAAACAAGGAATATTATATTTTTTCGTTCTATAATTCCCAACGAAACGAAGTGTTTTACGGAAACTTTTTGTAAATTTGCACATTAGTTATAATAGAAAATAAGAATGGAATACAACTTCATTGACATTGAGAAGAAATGGCAACAGAAGTGGGTTGAGAATAAGACCTACAAAGTTGTTGAGGACGAGAACAAGCAGAAGTTCTATGTACTTAATATGTTCCCTTATCCATCAGGAGCCGGATTGCACGTTGGACACCCATTGGGTTATATTGCAAGTGACATCTATGCACGCTATAAGCGACTGAAGGGTTTCAACGTGTTGAACCCTATGGGATATGATGCTTACGGACTTCCTGCTGAGCAGTATGCCATTCAGACGGGTCAGCATCCACAGCTGACAACCGATACAAACATTGCTCGTTATCGTGAGCAGTTGGATAAGATAGGTTTCAGTTTCGACTGGGACCGTGAGGTACGCACCTGTGACCCACGTTATTATCACTGGACACAGTGGGCTTTCGAGCGTATGTTCGAGTCTTATTATGACTATACACTGCAGAAGGCAATGCCTATCAAGGACCTTGTTCGCCACTTTGAGGAAGAAGGAACACTGAATCTTAATGTCGCACAGGGCGAGGAACTGATTTTCTCGGCACGTGACTGGTCGAGCATGGACGAGCAGGAACAGCAGGAGAAGCTCATGAACTATCGTATTGCTTACCTCGGTGAGACGATGGTAAACTGGTGTCCGGGACTCGGAACAGTGCTTGCTAATGACGAGGTTGTCAATGGTGTGAGCGAGCGTGGAGGCTATCCTGTCGTACAGAAGTTGATGAAGCAGTGGTGTCTTCGTGTGTCAGCTTATTCACAGCGATTGCTTGATGGATTGGAGACAGTTAACTGGTCTGACTCTATCAAGGAGACACAGAAGAACTGGATTGGCCGTTCTGAGGGTACAGAAGTTGAATTCAAGTACCAGACTCCAGTAGCAGATGGAGGTCAGAAAGAGGGTCATTTCACTATCTTTACCACGCGTGCTGATACGATGTTCGGTGTTAGCTTCATGGTATTGGCACCAGAGTCAGAACTCGTTGCAGAACTTACTTCAGAGGCTCAGAAGGCTGAGGTAGAGGAGTATTTGGCGTATGTAAAGAAGCGCACAGAGCTGGAACGCATGTCTGACCGCAAGGTGACAGGTGTCTTTTCAGGCTCATACGGTATCAATCCATTCACTGGTGAACAGATTCCTATTTGGATTTCAGAGTATGTTTTGGCTGGATATGGAACAGGAGCGATTATGGCTGTGCCTGCTCATGACAGTCGTGACTATGCCTTTGCAAAGCATTTCAACCTCCCAATCATCCCATTGATAGAGGGTGCTGACGTCTCTGAAGAGAGCTTTGATGCAAAGGAAGGAATCGTAACCAACTCTCCTGCTGCAGGAAAAGAGAGCATGGACGGTTTCTCTCTCAATGGTCTTACGGTGAAGGAGGCTATTGCCAAGACCAAGCAGTTTGTTACTGAGAAGGGTATCGGTCGTGTGAAGGTGAACTATCGTCTGCGTGATGCTATCTTCTCACGCCAGCGTTACTGGGGTGAACCATTCCCAGTCTATTACAAGCAGGGAATGCCTTACATGATACCAGAGGAGTGTTTACCTCTCGAATTGCCTGAAATTGACAAGTATGAACCAACAGAAAGCGGCGAACCACCATTGGGTCGTGCAAAGGTTTGGGCTTGGAACGAGGCTGAGCGTAAGGTTGTAGAGAAGGCATTGGTTGACGATAAGACTGTATTCCCATTGGAGTTGAATACGATGCCGGGCTTTGCTGGTAGCTCAGCATACTATCTTCGCTATATGGACCCACACAATGACGAAGCATTAGTGGGCAAAAAGGCAGACGAGTATTGGCAGAATGTAGACCTTTATGTTGGTGGTACCGAACATGCAACAGGTCACTTGATTTACAGTCGTTTCTGGAATAAGTTCCTCTTTGACTGTGGTTGCAGCTGTAAGGAGGAGCCTTTCGAGAAGTTGGTGAACCAAGGAATGATCCAAGGACGCTCTAACTTCGTTTATCGTATCAACTCTGACGACCACTCAAAGGCACCAGTATTTGTCAGCTTAGGCCAGAAAGACAAGTATGAAACAACTCCTATCCATGTTGATGTGAATATTGTTCACGCTGATGTATTGGATGTTGAGGCTTTCAAGGCATGGCGTCCAGAGTATAACAATGCTGAATTCATCTTCGAAGATGGCACATCATCATCAGATTTCATCAACACCCAACACCCAACACCCGCCACCTATAAATGCGGTTGGGCGGTAGAGAAGATGTCTAAGTCAATGTTCAACGTTGTCAATCCAGATGTGATTGTTGAGCAGTATGGCGCAGACACACTCCGTCTTTACGAAATGTTCCTCGGTCCTGTAGAGGCAAGTAAGCCTTGGGATACGAACGGTATCGATGGTTGTTTCCGTTTCTTGAAGAAGTTCTGGAAGCTTTATCAGCAGGAACTCAACGATGATGAGCCTTCAAAGGATTCATTGAAGAGCGTTCATAAGCTTATCAAGAAGGTGACAGGAGATATTGAGCAGTTCTCTTACAACACAGCTGTTTCTGCGTTTATGATTTGCGTCAACGAACTCGGACAGCAGAAGTGTGCTAACCGTGAACTATTGAAGAAGATGGTTATCGTCATTGCTCCATTCGCACCTCACATGGCAGAAGAACTGTGGGAGCAGTTGGGTGGTGAGACAAAGAGTGTCTTCGATGCTGAATGGCCAGCATGGGACGAGTCTTATCTCGTAGAGAATGAGGTTCAGCTGACTGTATCTTTCAATGGTAAGGCACGTTTCCAGATGACTTTCCCAGCTGATGCAACGAAGGAAGATATTGAGAAGAAGGCTTTAGAAGACGAACGAAGCCAGCACTATATCGACGGTAAGACAATCGTAAAGATCATCGTTGTGCCGAAGAAGATTATCAATATCGTTTGCAAATAACTATTCAATAAACCATAGAAGAGGCTGTATGGAAACAGGGTTGCAGGTTTGTTTCTCTAACAGCGGTAATCGCCAACGGAAATGAAGTCCGTATGTTAGTATCCACTACAGTCGTGTTTTGATACAGCCTCTTCGTCTTAACCATTCTATGAGCCTATGACCATTGATCAACAACTCATCCGATCCGAAGCCAAAGATTACTTTTTCTTGACCATTGGCTTAATTATTTACGCTGCTGCCTTTACAGTTTTTCTAATGCCTTATGAGATTGTAACGGGTGGAGTGACGGGTATGTCTGCCGTAATCTACTATGCTACGGGTTTTAAGATTCAGAATACTTACATGATTATCAACATCTCTTTGTTGATAGTTGCTCTGAAGATATTGGGCTTTAAGTTCCTGATGAAGACCATTTATGCTATCTTTGCCCTTTATTTCCTATTGATTTTTGCACAGGACTTGATGCCGAAAGATGCCACAGGGCACTTTGTCAAGATGCTTGGTGAGGGACAGGCTTTTATGTCATTGATAATAGGTTGTAGTCTTACGGGTACGGGATTGGCAATCGTCTTCCTAAATAATGGAAGTACGGGTGGTACGGATATCATTGCTGCCTGTGTCAATAAGTATCATGATATCTCGTTAGGACAGGTCTTAATGGGCGTTGACATCTTGATTGTGGGTAGCTGTTTATTCTTCCCTCAGTTTGGTGATGTCATGGAACGCTTGCATAAGATGGTCTTTGGTTACTGTACGATGTTCATCGAGTGTTTTATGTTAGACCACGTGATGAATATGAGGCGCGAGTCAGTACAGTTCATGATCTTCTCTTGGAAACATGAGGAAATAGCCAAAGCAATTGTTGAGGAGACCGAGCATGCGCTGACTATCCTTGACGGACATGGTTGGTACACTGGCAATGATATGAAGGTTATCTGCTTGTTGGCAAAGCGTAACGAGAGTAAAACTATCTTCCGTATCATCAAGATGGTTGACCCAACCGCCTTTGTAAGCCAGAGTTCGGTTATCGGTGTCTATGGTGAAGGATTCGATCAGATAAAGATTAAGGCTAAAAAGGAAATGAAAAAGCAGGAAAAGAAGTTGGCTGAAGCCATGAAAAAGCCTGCGAATGAAAAGAAATAAATAAGCAGAAGGGCTGTGTTCCACATACTATACCACAGGGACACATGACTCGTGTGTCCAATGGTTGTAATCTTTTGCGAGCACATGAGTGGTGGGTCCCTGTTGTGTTGACAAGGGGCTTGATGTGATAACATAGTTTTTTCATAGTAAGGAAAGGATTTACGAAGATGAAAATAGTATTTGCAACGAATAATAAACACAAGCTCGAGGAGATTAAGGACATCCTTGGAAAGGACTTTGAAATCGTCTCCTTGGCTGAAATAGGCTGTCATGAGGATATCCCTGAGACTGGAGCTACACTGGAGGAGAATGCACGTCAGAAGTCTTCTTACGTCGTTGAACACTATGGTCAGAACTGTTTTGCTGACGACACAGGACTTGAAGTGGAGGCGCTCGGTGGTGAACCCGGTGTACATTCAGCTCGTTATGCAGAGGGAACCGACCACGATAGCGAGGCAAATATGCGTAAGCTGTTGGCAAACTTAGAAGGGAAGGACAATCGTAAAGCCTGTTTTCGCACTATTATCTCGCTTATCATTGATGGTGTAGAACACCAGTTTGAGGGTAAGGTAAAGGGTAGAATCGCTACTGAGAAGCATGGTAAGGAGGGCTTCGGGTACGACCCTATCTTCATTCCAGAGGGTTATGACAAGAGCTTTGCAGAGTTGGGTGAGGAGATAAAGAACCAGATTTCTCATCGTGCAAGGGCTGTAAAGAAGTTGGCGGAATACTTAGGAAGGCTGAAAGGGTAAAAGAATAAAAAGGCTAAAGAGGCTTTTTAAGAAGGAAAGAGCTAACAACGTAAAACCATAAAAGCCCCCTTTTAGACTTCGATAAATACCCTTTT
Coding sequences:
- a CDS encoding outer membrane beta-barrel family protein, whose protein sequence is MWNKLILLLTACISATALSAQNTTKTDSTKTQKLEEVVVAQRRQLIKNDIDKLTYDVQHDKTAQTKTTLEILKKIPLVTVDGQENIRVQGSTSFKVYRNGHPDPSLSGQNLKDILKAIPASTIKRIEVITDPGAKYDAEGTTAILNIVMMSNTKLQGISGNVNSDVDTHGSTRLGTYLTTKVGKLTTTINYNYMNQSRKQTENNREEVYNYVKTGEQKREYGTNSTAATIHFGDISASYEIDSLNLLTASTNFLGYKADANAQNTNERWDKNNQLIYKFDNNMTTPGYSHLNIGGRLDYQHKTHLDGEILTLSYMLAVTRPHTIFRQMYNNMVNFPVNYTSYDQNTRERFTEHTFQIDYVRPFGKHHKIESGTKYILRYNNSTSLMDYQGTTPDMESKFKHNAQVAAAYLSYIFTAGKWAARAGLRYEFTRMKASYPDGSNPDYHTNLNDWVPSASLQYKISDSQTLKFSYNTSINRPGIGYLNPAIISTPTAVSFGNANLGSSRNQKLQLVYMLVTSKLTLQLSPYYSFTNNGIGRILYEQNRKDVSTFQNILKSKIFGISSYTEWTPFTGTSFILNASMRYARITLPTPSTKNSGCGGGIYFNWVQEIPWELTLTTSIGGEYGNRIYNPYAIKGRWFYYNFSLTRRFLKDKLTVSLSANSPFSKNRETISRIVQGDYTGYERSVMYPRYFNIGFSWSFGKLKASVKKAVRSIKNDDLVGGEKK
- a CDS encoding leucine--tRNA ligase encodes the protein MEYNFIDIEKKWQQKWVENKTYKVVEDENKQKFYVLNMFPYPSGAGLHVGHPLGYIASDIYARYKRLKGFNVLNPMGYDAYGLPAEQYAIQTGQHPQLTTDTNIARYREQLDKIGFSFDWDREVRTCDPRYYHWTQWAFERMFESYYDYTLQKAMPIKDLVRHFEEEGTLNLNVAQGEELIFSARDWSSMDEQEQQEKLMNYRIAYLGETMVNWCPGLGTVLANDEVVNGVSERGGYPVVQKLMKQWCLRVSAYSQRLLDGLETVNWSDSIKETQKNWIGRSEGTEVEFKYQTPVADGGQKEGHFTIFTTRADTMFGVSFMVLAPESELVAELTSEAQKAEVEEYLAYVKKRTELERMSDRKVTGVFSGSYGINPFTGEQIPIWISEYVLAGYGTGAIMAVPAHDSRDYAFAKHFNLPIIPLIEGADVSEESFDAKEGIVTNSPAAGKESMDGFSLNGLTVKEAIAKTKQFVTEKGIGRVKVNYRLRDAIFSRQRYWGEPFPVYYKQGMPYMIPEECLPLELPEIDKYEPTESGEPPLGRAKVWAWNEAERKVVEKALVDDKTVFPLELNTMPGFAGSSAYYLRYMDPHNDEALVGKKADEYWQNVDLYVGGTEHATGHLIYSRFWNKFLFDCGCSCKEEPFEKLVNQGMIQGRSNFVYRINSDDHSKAPVFVSLGQKDKYETTPIHVDVNIVHADVLDVEAFKAWRPEYNNAEFIFEDGTSSSDFINTQHPTPATYKCGWAVEKMSKSMFNVVNPDVIVEQYGADTLRLYEMFLGPVEASKPWDTNGIDGCFRFLKKFWKLYQQELNDDEPSKDSLKSVHKLIKKVTGDIEQFSYNTAVSAFMICVNELGQQKCANRELLKKMVIVIAPFAPHMAEELWEQLGGETKSVFDAEWPAWDESYLVENEVQLTVSFNGKARFQMTFPADATKEDIEKKALEDERSQHYIDGKTIVKIIVVPKKIINIVCK
- a CDS encoding YitT family protein, which produces MTIDQQLIRSEAKDYFFLTIGLIIYAAAFTVFLMPYEIVTGGVTGMSAVIYYATGFKIQNTYMIINISLLIVALKILGFKFLMKTIYAIFALYFLLIFAQDLMPKDATGHFVKMLGEGQAFMSLIIGCSLTGTGLAIVFLNNGSTGGTDIIAACVNKYHDISLGQVLMGVDILIVGSCLFFPQFGDVMERLHKMVFGYCTMFIECFMLDHVMNMRRESVQFMIFSWKHEEIAKAIVEETEHALTILDGHGWYTGNDMKVICLLAKRNESKTIFRIIKMVDPTAFVSQSSVIGVYGEGFDQIKIKAKKEMKKQEKKLAEAMKKPANEKK
- a CDS encoding non-canonical purine NTP diphosphatase; its protein translation is MKIVFATNNKHKLEEIKDILGKDFEIVSLAEIGCHEDIPETGATLEENARQKSSYVVEHYGQNCFADDTGLEVEALGGEPGVHSARYAEGTDHDSEANMRKLLANLEGKDNRKACFRTIISLIIDGVEHQFEGKVKGRIATEKHGKEGFGYDPIFIPEGYDKSFAELGEEIKNQISHRARAVKKLAEYLGRLKG